The genome window AACAGTTGGCTTTTGCTCCTTCGTCGCTTATTTTAGCCAACTAAATTTTGCCCATTAACAGGGCGTTATATGTTGTTCAGAATTCTTGAAAATATTCGTTGTTAAAACGTGGTTAAGAATTTAAAGTATGGCATTAATTTAAAGGAATAAGCCTTAATGTTCAGGGAGTGAATTCAATACTCACTTTTCTATTCCAGTTAAACTTTTAGGTTTATTTAAATATTTAAGCTTATATGTTTTATCAAATGCTCAGGTGTTTGCGGCATTGCCACGAAAGTTTGGTTTAATATATAACAGGCAATTAAAGCGGGACTTTTTACAGTTTGCTCGGTTTCGCTGCGCTACACAATTTTAGCAAACTAATAAAAAGCCCCTTAATGTGGGCGTTATATTCACTAAAGTTAAATGGAAGTTTATGAACACCAAAATTAAAGTTTTACTATCAGCTATCGCCTTAGTTTCTTTCCCCACCTTGGCTGCTTGGATACCGTCAGATATAAATAGATTGCAGGCTCTCCCTAACGGAGACATAACATTCTGGCTGTCTACAAATTCGGAGGGTTGTGGATCACACTCAAACCCTTTCCGAATTCAATTAAACACTTACGAGGTAAACGAATCAGGCAGGGATTCAATGAAAAGTATTTTGCTAACTGCAATAGCTACAGATAAATCACTAAATGTATCCGTCCGTGACGAGCAGTGTGTTGTCGATTCAATAACATTGATTCAGTGAATATAACAAGGCAATCATGGGCGGGACGTCTAAAGCTTGGCTGGCGCTCATTCTTCGCTAATTATAGCCAAGCTTAATACGCCCCATATGGCGGCGTTATATGTTGTTCAGAATTCTTGAAAATATTCGTTGTTAAAACGTGGTTAAGAATTTAAAGTACGGCATTAATTTAAAGGAATAAGCCTTAATGTTCAGGGAGTGAATTCAATACTCACTTTTCTATTCCAGTTAAACTTTTAGGTTTATTTAAATATTTAAGCTTATATGTTTTATCAAATGCTCCGGTGTTTGCGGCATTGCCACGAAAGTTTGGTTTAACATATAACAAGCAATTAAAGCGGGATTTTTTACAGCTTGCTCGGTTCCGCTTCGCTTCACATTTTAGCAAGCATTACTAAGCCGTTTAACGCGGCGTTAGGTTACTTTCAGCAAGGGGTTCAAATGTCAGAGTATTTTGCCAAAATCAATTGGGTTAGAGATAGCAATGAAAACTATATTGACAACAAATATAGCCGAGGACACGAATGGATTTTTGATGGTGGTGTAACCGTTCAAGCCTCATCTTCTCCTCACGTTGTTCCTTTACCTTATTCCGTTGAGGAAAATGTCGATCCCGAAGAAGCTTTTGTTGCGTCTCTATCAAGCTGCCACATGTTATTCTTTTTATCTATTGCAGCAAAAAGAAAATATGTGGTTGATTCATATGTAGACAATGCTGTAGGTGTTATGGAAAAAGATAGTGATGGTAAAATATCAATGACTAAAGTCACCCTCAAACCACATGTTCAGTTTTCGGGTGATAAACAGCCGACAATGGAGCAACTTGAGAAAATGCATCATCAATCACATGAACAATGTTTTATCGCTAACTCAGTAAAAACCGAGATTGTGACAGAAATTGTAGCCTAACAAGAAAATAAACTAGGATAAAAAACAGTTGGCTGCGTTCCGCTTCGTTTCACCTTTTAGTCAACAATTATTTGCCTCAGAGTGAGGCGTTAGCACCACAAGGAAAAAATGTGCATAAATTCATACCGCTTTTATTTTTAACCTTTTTATTAGTGTCAGTTTCATTAAAAGCTGAAAATTATCAATTTGAAATGAGTAAGGTAGAGTATAAAAATTTAGTCGCTAATTTGTATTTACCTAAAACTGATAAAAAACTTCCTGTAGTCATTGCCTTTGGTGGTTTTGAAGGTGGATTAGGTACTGGTAATGCTAACGGTGAAATGATCGCACCTCACGGTGTTGCTGTTTTAGGGCTAGCTTACTTTAAAGAAAAAGGTATTTCTCAAACTCTAGATCAAATACCAATGGAATATTTTATTGAAGCAATTAATTATTTAGAAACTCACCCTTTAATAGATTCTTCTAGAATTGGTGTTGTTGGTGGCTCTAGAGGCTCGGAAGCGGCTTTTTTACTTGCCACTATGGATTCTAGAATTAAGTCGGTAGTTGTTACGACACCAAGTAAGGTTGCATGGTATGGTTTAACAGTGCCTAAATCTGCTTGGACGTTCGAAGGTCAAGATATTCCAGCTTTAGGTTTAGCGTTAGATTCAAATGCTAACTTAATCGACCGGTTTTCTGTTGCATTAGATAATAAAGCTAACGTTAATCAATCTTTATTCAAATTTGAAAATATTAATGGTCCAATATTTATGATTTCAGCAGAAAATGACCAAGTTTGGCCTTCATATCAAATGTCTAAAGATATAGAGCTTTATTTAAAAAATAAGCAGTTTAAACACAAAGTAATTCATAACTCTTATAAAACTGGCCACGGTTTCAGTAAAGAGACAGCTCCCGAAATTAAAAAATCTATCATTAATCACTTTGTAAGTACATTATAGTGCTAACAATAATTTAAAGCGGGACTGCTTACAGTTTGCTCGGCTCCGCTTCGTTTCACATTTTAGCAAGCATTACTAAGCCGCTTAACGCGATGTTATGCAAAGTATATTCAAAATGGTATCGAAGTAGCCATTACTTAAAGGACAAATACAATGAAAGTTTTAGTTGTCGGTGCAAGTGGGGCGACAGGACGGCTTGCTGTTGACCAGCTACTTAATCAAGGTGTTGAGGTGAACGCTATTGTTCGCTCGCTCGATACATTACCTGACCATCCAAATTTATACAAAATTAAAGTCTCCGTACATAGTCTTACTAGCTCTGAAATGGCTACACACATAAAAGACTGTATTGCTGTTGTGTCTTGTCTCGGTCATAACCTTACGTTTAAAGGGATGTTTGGTCAGCCTCGCTTGCTTGTAACAGATACACTTAAATGTATATGCAGAGCTATCAAATCCAACGAAACCAGGGATGCGGTTAAAGTGATCCTTATGAGTACAACGGGAAATAGTAACCGAGATATACCTGAGATCCCCCCGTTAAGTCAGCGCATTTTAATTGCAATACTGAGAGTTTTGTTGCCTCCGCACCTAGATAATGAAAATGCAGCAGATTATTTGCGCACTCAAATTGGGCAAAATGATAAATCCATTGAATGGGTCGTTGTTCGCCCTGATGCTCTAGTCGATGAGAAAGAAGTTACAGAATACAATGTGCACACATCCCCCATTCGAAATGCAATTTTTGATTCTGGAGCAACAAGTAGAGTCAATGTTGGAAATTTCATGGCTGAACTCGTATTAAATGAAAGTACATGGTTAAAGTGGAAGGGGCAGATGCCCGTAGTTTATAATCATGCATAACAAGGCCAGTCAGGCGGATTCCGCTGTTGCTGGCGGCGTTAGCAGGTAAAGGAATAGCTATGAGTAAATGGAATAAATCTAGCAAAGTAAAGAACCTTGTTCTTTTTGGTATTGCAATGGGGGTTGCTTTAGGAGCAAGTCTTGGCGTTGCATTAAGCAGTGTTACTTTTGGTGTTAGTACTGGTATTGTTATGTCAGTAGCATTTTGGACTTCTGTTAAAAACTCAAATTAATCGTATTACGCTGCTAACAAGTTGCAGAAATTAGTTCGTAAACTCACAGGGACAGTTACCAGTCGGCCAGGCGCTTGGCGCAAGTATAGCCAACTGGTAATCGCCCATTAGTAGGGCGTTAGTGCACACATATAAGGTAACGAATGTCATTTTCAATTTCCTAAATAACAACGGAGTAATACTATGCAAAAAAATAGAAGCCTTTTAATCTCAAGCGTAATAATTGCGCTAATTCCATTTAGTGTAAGCGCCAAGGATACCAATCATGGTGCTCATGATTCTGTTGCAGACAATGTGATTGCTGCACAACGTGCATCATTAGCAAAAAATACCAAAGGTGCAGGATTTGGACCACAGTCCCCGCGCGACATTGATGCACATACTGGCAACAACCAAAGGTTATTTAATGCAGCACCTTCCTTTACAGAAATGAATTTATGCAATATTCATTTTCACAAGAATGCTGAGCATAAGGGAGGAGAATTTACCGAGTATGCTGGTAATGGTGATGGACAAGGTTTCCAAAGCGGTTTTAAATATGCAGCAAAGCTAAGTGAGGCAGAACTTAAACCTGTTGCACATGAAACTTGCCCAAGTAAACACGGTGGGCTTAACTCTGGTGATACAATTGAAGTTCACTACGTTCACTCAACTGCAATGGTCAAGCCAGGACCAACCTTGGCTTCTTGCTTAAATGATTCAATCATGAATCCTCAGTTGCGCGTGGAGGCTCAGGTATATGTCCTTGTTAATGATACTAATGCCCTAGATTTTAGAATCTTAACTAAGTACAGTGAAGTAAATGGCCTGCATCAAGCAATGAATATTCCATCTGATACTGGCACTCCTGTCCAGTACGCTGGATCAACTACTGGACCTAGTTACAATGAAAAAGGATCTCCGTTTCACGTTACATGGAGCGTTCGTCCTAATGTCGCAAAGGTTAATATAGCCTCAGTGAATGAGTGGTGTAAAGGTAACGTATTTAATGAAGATCATGCGCACGGTGTACGTAATCTTGTTACTAACCCTGACTTGCTTTCGGAAATTAGTAAATAGGCCAAACCAAAATTAGCGCTAACAAAAACATTCAGCGGACGCGCCAAAGGTGCCTCGCTGATGCGAGGCGTTAGGTGTCTCTCAATTCATCAGGAAATCATATGACTAATCTATCACCCAATATTCCTAGACCGCTTTTGGCAAGTCTTGTAGCACTCCGAATTGGCGTAGCTGTACTTTTTATGGCTCATGCTGTTGTGCGCATTATAAATGGTACAATTCCGCGATTTTCTGAGTTTATAGGTAACATAGGCTTTCCTGAGCCAAGCCTTATAGTTTGGTGTATCACGTTAATCGAGATAATTGGAGGTTTGCTACTCATTTTAAATCGAGGTGTACGTTATGTGGTTTGGGCATTTGCTTCTATTGCCGTTGGTGGTATTGTTTTAATTCATGTACATCAAGGCTGGTTTGTTGGTGAGCATGGAACGGGCGGTAGTGAATACAGTGTATGTTTATTGCTTTGTTTGTTTGTCATTGCAGCTTCAGATGCCGGTGGTGTATTTCGCAAAGTCACCACTGAAATCAACACCTAACACATGTGAACCTTCTTCCGTCAAATAGGCAATAGTGCTTTTTTAGCTGCCTAACGGCAGCTAATTGGTCAGTCAATCAGCAAAATCTATTACTTCGTTCTGTCAATTAGCCGTTAACATCGTTTACGGCAAACACATATTGAGGCTCTCTTATGTGAACTCATTCACTGCCAACTTTGTCATTCCGTTAGTTACGTTGGGGCACTAGACATTTATCGGTTAACCTTCATCTGGTGATTCAATTTCAAACAGAATTCCAAAATAAAAAATCAGCAATTGAAACATTAACTCTCAGTAAAAGCCGTGGTAATTGGCTTCCTGTTGGTTATTTTATTAAATAAATATTTGCCTATGTACAGCTGCTAATGGATGGACCACCGCCCGGAATGATCAAACGTATATAAAACATTTGGTTACACATGAAGCAGCTGGCATTACAGCTAAAAATGTTAATATTGCTAAAAGCATTTCAGGGTTAATCTATAAGGTGCTCAAGCCGAACCATTACCTATGCTGCGCTCCGGCTTGCCACAGAACGCGGCGTTATGTGATCCAGCTCGTTTGTCGCAAATAAATTATTAATGGAATATCTACACATGAATAAACTGAGTAAAGAATATTTAGCTGAATGTAAAAATGCGCTTAATGTGGAGCAAAATCACAGCTTATCAACAACAGATAATTGGGCGCATGTTAATAGAGAACTTGTCCATCAAGACTGGGATGTATTGTATAAAAAATTGGCAGAATATGTTGATGAGACAGCCGTGGATGATGAGGCTGTTCAAACTCTAATAAAAGAGCACTTTAAAATAGCTTGCCGTTTCTATATCCCATCCAAAGAAGCATATATTGGCATGGGGATATTTTATAAAGAAAATGAAGATATGAAAAAATTCCATAACTCTTACCACCCTGAAATGGTTAATTATTTAGGTGATGCAATTGTCCATTACGCAGGTAGTCATTTATAAAATCCATATAAGCCATTACAGTAACGGGACTGCTAAAGCTTGACGCGGTTCCGCTTCGTTACACAAGTTTAGCTAGTTATTATTTAGTCGTTTAACGCGACGTTATAAGATGTTCTTAGAATGGAGTTACCATCTTGTTTTTGAATATACCTAATAGAGAAAAAATTAAAATCTCAAATGTGATCTTGGATTTTAATGGCACAATTGCCGTCGATGGCAAGTTAATTGGTGGCGTTGCCAACAAGATAAATAATTTATCTGCAATAATTAATTTTGTTGTTGTCACTGCTGATACGTACGGCACAGTTGAACAAGAATTAGCTGGTGTAGATTGTAAAATAATTAATTTATCGAAGTCTAAAGAGTTTAAAAGTAAACTGGATGTACTTAATTTCTTAGGTAAAGAGCAAACGATCTGTGTTGGAAATGGTTTCAATGATCGTATCGTACTTAAGGAAAGTGTTTTAGGTATTTCAATCTTGCAAGAGGAAGGGTTAAGCTTAGAGGCTTTAATAGCATCAGATTTTGTTTGCAAATCAATCATTGATGTTTTTTCTTGTATAGAAAACCCCTATAGAATTAAAGCTACATTGCGAGATTAATCTCCTTATAACAAGCAATTTATTCAGCTCACGCTCAAGAAATAGCTATTACAATTGATGATGCTTCTTGTCCAGCATCAAGATTATTTTCTGGAGAAGAGAGAACACAAAAGTTAATTACAAACCTTAAAAACACCAACGTAGCTGATGTGTTTTTGTTTGTGACAACAAAGAACATAACGAAAACATCAAAGAAACGGCTAATGGCTTACACTGAGGCTGGCATTCATCAGGAAATCATAGCCATAGTCACTTTTCTGCATATAGAGAAGATATTGAATTATACCTTTCTGATCTTCACGTACTTGTTGCGCAAGTGCGCGGTCATAACTGAGGAGCTGTTCGTTGGCCTGTTTAATAGGTTGCCAGAGATTGAACTGGTTTAATTGAGCAGGACACTTTAATAAGGGACAATGTTCCAGTATTGAGGTGTTAAATGACAAAACGAAAAAATCAAAACTTATACAACTGAATTTAAGCAAGACGCAGTCGCTTTGGTTACAGAGTAAGGTTATTCGGTTTCAGAGGCCGCAGCCTTTTTTGGGATCACCAGCAAACTGATTTACAACTGGAAAGCTAAACTTGAAGAGCAGCAAGCAGATAATGCACTAAGTGAAGATGAGCGAGCAGAGTTAAAAAGGCTTAGAAAAGAAGTTAAAGAACTCAAGATGGAGAAAGAGATCTTAAAAAAGGCCAGTGTAGATTCAAATGGTCAATGCAACAGTTTTACTAAAATACTGATTTGCATTGGAAGATTTGATGAAACGACCAAAACGAACATTTACGCCGGTTGAAAAAGAATTAGTTTCTGATTTATGGAAACAAGGAACTGGCTTCAGCGATATTGGTAAAGTGCTAGATGTCGCACCCGGAACTGTATTTACTGCGCTTGGCTTAAACGGCCAGCTAAGTTGATCACGGCAGAAGAGCTTCACTTATACCGTTGCGCTAAAGCTCTGTTTAAGCGCAGCCGAGAAAGCTTAGGCTATCGTGAGCTATGCAGAATTTACGCAAAGAAGGCTTTGACATTGGCACTCATAGAACTCGAAAGCTTATGGAAACGCTAAACCTAGAAGTTAAGCAGCGAGTTGCTTACAAGGTAACAACCAAACGTAAGCATTCAGATGCGGTTGCAGATAATCTGCTTAACCAGAATTTTAATCCGTTGGCTCCAAACCAAATATGGGCAGGTGATGTGACGTATCTACAAACTGGCGAAGGCTGGATGTATCTTGCCGTTGTGATGGATTTAAATTCTCGCCGTATTGTTGGCTGGCATATAGATAAGCGCATGAAGACTGATTTGGTGATGAAAGCCATGATTATGGCTTATAACTTGAGGAAGCCACCTAAAGGGTTAATCTTTCACTCTGATAGAGGCTCTCAGTACACCAGCAAGCGTTACCGCAACTTGCAAAGGCAGTTTGGTATTCGAACCAGTATGGGAGACGTTGGTGCCTGTTGGGATAACGCAGTTGTTGAAAGGTTCTTCGGCAGCTTGAAACATGATTGGTTGTTAAAAGTGGCTCAGCCCACTCGAGCTCACATGAAAAATGATTTGGCTGAATATATGAAATATTACAACTTGGAGAGATTGCACTCAGCTAATAATGATCAGTCACCAGTTGAGTATGAAAATTCTTTAAGAAAAGTGTCCGGCTGGAGTTGACCAGAACATTTTGATTGAGTTAAATAAATTAGGCTAATTCTAGTTAAGTCTAAAGTTGTAAGGCATTGTTAGTTCAGCTAATATGCTTCTGCTTTTTTAATTAACGGAATATGCTAATAAGGGACTGACTCCATGAAAAGTACCAAACTCCTGATATTATTATTGATTGTTCTTTGTACCGGTTTTCAATCAATTAGTCATGCTAGTAATAATAAATTATGGAACATAACTTCCAAGCAAAATATCAAACACAACTCCGTTAAAAAACTAGGGATGGGGTTAAGTAAGCAGTATGTTTCTGTACATTCCAAGTTAATATCTGAATTACAAGTCGGTACTACGATAACTATTCCCATAAGAGTAGATGAATATTACAGTGCTAGCATTAATAGAATTAATATAAATCCGGATGGCTCAAAGTCCATTGTTGCAAGAATTGAAAATGATAGCGAAGCCCTGCCTCAAATCATTACAACGGATGGAAATAGCGTATTTGCTCGAATAGTAACCCCTAATGGCTCTTACTCGCTTTCTCATTTAGGTAGTGACGATTTAGGGCTATTAATTAATGAAAATGAACTTGATAAACGAATTGATTCTACTAAATCAGACTTTATCCTAAATAACAAAAGTACTTTTCAGCAATTTAATACGCAACCTCAGGGCAAAGCCAATAATAGTAGAACTATAAATAAAAAGCTTTTCTCAAAGATTAAAACACAATTCAATAGTGTGTCTAAACAAGACAATGACGCAGTAGCAACTGTTGATGTTATGGTACTTTACACTCCTAATGCTAGTGAATTGTATCAGTCAAATGTTAGTACTCGCATAAATCACTTGTTTGCAGTAACCAATCAAATTTTTGAAGATAGCGGAGTAAAGATTCAAGTAAACCCTGTGTTGATACAAGAGTATACTTATAGTGAAAGTAAACCATCTAAAGATCTTATTGAAGATATTGGTCCATACGGCAACTCTGGTAATTTCTGGTTAGCGTCTGATAATCATTATGAAATAAGTAACCTTAGATTCAAAGTTAAAGCTGATTTAGTAGTTATGATGAGACCTTATGTTGGAGATGGGATTTGTGGAATAGCGTATGTTTCTGGTAATGGTCATGGTGATATGTCAGGGTCGTGGATTAGTGCATATAGCCATGTGAGTATTGATTGTTCCGATTACGTTTTAGCACATGAATTAGGGCATAATATGGGATTAATGCATTCTCGTCGACAAGTTGAAGAAGATACAGAAAATATAGAGACGCTAGGAGTATCATTCGACTTTGCTTTAGGTTTTGGAGTCGATAATGAGTTTACAACGGTTATGGCATATGAAGATGTATTTTCAGCAAATAAAATATATAAGTTTTCATCGCCGAATCTTGATTGTAATGGATATTCATGTGGGATAGATAAAGATAACGAGCAAGGAGCTGACGCTGTTTATGCCCTTAATGCTGTCCGTCAAAGTGTGGCGAGCTTTTTAGACACTGATGAAGGTTTAACGCCTATTGAGGATGCAAAACACAATGTCGATAATAGTAATTTAATAAAATGTATCGAAAGAGTACAAGGTAGTAATTTATATGCTGAACAAGTTTATTCTTTATTTTGTGCAGACTATGAAAGTATAAGCTCTCTATCGGGCATAGAAGGCTTTCCTAAGTTAACAAAGCTTAGTGTATTTCCTTCAACAATTTCCAGCTTAACACCTATTGAAAATCTGACAGGTTTATACCGCTTTGATATATCGAGTAGTTTGTTATCCGATTTATCAAGTTTGTCTACATTAACTCAGTTGGGACATTTAAGTGTATCAGCACCTAATATCTCTGATTATTCTTTCTTAAAAAATCTTAACAATCTTAGAAGCCTTTCTTTATCAGAGTCAAATTTTGAGAATATAAACAATATTGCAAATGCTAAATATATGACAAGGTTAGAAATAGAAAGTGAGTTTTTGAGTGATTTATTACCATTAGAACAGCTTGTAGGGGTGCAATATTTATATCTAGGTAATGGTCAAATTGAGGATATCTCGGCTTTGTCAGCTCTAGAGAACTTACAAAGTTTATCACTTATTAATAATAAAATTAATGATATCTCGGCCTTGTCTAATTTAACAAATTTAAAGTATTTACAGCTTTTTGGTAACGAAATTGAAACAGTTAGCTCTTTGAGTAATTTAACTGGTCTAGAGACGTTGGATTTAGGGAGTAACTTGATTGAATCTATTGAAGGTTTAGAAAATTTGACCGAATTACCTGATCTTAATTTGAGTGATAATAAGTTAAAAAATTTAGAGCCCTTATCATCTATGAGCGGTTTAAAATATTTACATTTAAAAGGAAATGAAATAGTGAATGGGCAACCGATCAGTTTGTTAAATAATTTAGAATCTTTCTCTATAGATAACAATCTCATCAGTAGCATTAGCTTTTTAGCATCTCCAGAAAAGTTAGTTTATTTAACCGCGAACAATAATGAAATTAATGATATTTCCCCTCTAACTGATGCAGTTAATTTACAATTTCTTGAGTTAAATAATAACCATATTTCTGATCTCTATCCATTAAATGACAAGTTAAAAATTACCAACCTTAGGCTTAGTGGTAATGGAATTACTGATAGTCAAGGAATTTATCCGTTATTGGAAGGGCTATCTGTTCTACATATAAGGAATAATGAAATCCCTTGTTCTCAAGTCAATTATATTAACGAAAACATAAATGAAAATGCATATGTCTCAATTGATGAATTGACGTGTGAAGATTTTGATCAAGATGGTATCCCTGATATTGAAGATACCGACGATGATAATGACGGTATTGAAGATAGTGAAGACTCGTTTCCGTTAGATGCATCTGAATCAGTAGATACAGATAATGACGGTATTGGTAATAATGCTGATACCGACGATGATAATGACGGTATTGAAGATAGTGAAGACTCGTTTCCGTTAGATGCATCTGAATCAGTAGATACAGATAATGACGGTATTGGTAATAATGCTGATACTGACGATGATAGTGATGGTGTTGAGGATAGTGAAGACGCGTTTCCGTTAGATGCATCTGAATCAGTAGATACAGATAATGACGGTATTGGTAATAATGCTGACACTGACGATGATAATGATGGTGTTGAGGATAGTGCTGATGCTTATCCATTAGATCCTTCTCGAAGTTCTAATTTAAATAATGCTAATAATTCAAGTTCATCTAGTACCTCTAGTGGTGGGGGAAGCATGTATTCATTACTTTTACTCCTGCTTCTACATACTTCTTTAAGGCCAAAACTAAAAAGCATGAGGTAAATAGATTCAATGGGCACTCATTATGTGAAAAATCGTTACTTAGATGCTTCAGCACTAGTTAAGGTGTTTTATGGTGAGCAAGGCAGTGGAGTTATACGTGACTATTATTATTCTAATTCGGGGTTATGCGCTACATCGTTGTGCTTAACGGAAGCTTAAGTGTTATAAAATCCAAATGGAAATAC of Thalassotalea insulae contains these proteins:
- a CDS encoding TipAS antibiotic-recognition domain-containing protein, coding for MNKLSKEYLAECKNALNVEQNHSLSTTDNWAHVNRELVHQDWDVLYKKLAEYVDETAVDDEAVQTLIKEHFKIACRFYIPSKEAYIGMGIFYKENEDMKKFHNSYHPEMVNYLGDAIVHYAGSHL
- a CDS encoding NAD(P)-dependent oxidoreductase — translated: MKVLVVGASGATGRLAVDQLLNQGVEVNAIVRSLDTLPDHPNLYKIKVSVHSLTSSEMATHIKDCIAVVSCLGHNLTFKGMFGQPRLLVTDTLKCICRAIKSNETRDAVKVILMSTTGNSNRDIPEIPPLSQRILIAILRVLLPPHLDNENAADYLRTQIGQNDKSIEWVVVRPDALVDEKEVTEYNVHTSPIRNAIFDSGATSRVNVGNFMAELVLNESTWLKWKGQMPVVYNHA
- a CDS encoding OsmC family protein: MSEYFAKINWVRDSNENYIDNKYSRGHEWIFDGGVTVQASSSPHVVPLPYSVEENVDPEEAFVASLSSCHMLFFLSIAAKRKYVVDSYVDNAVGVMEKDSDGKISMTKVTLKPHVQFSGDKQPTMEQLEKMHHQSHEQCFIANSVKTEIVTEIVA
- a CDS encoding acyl-CoA thioester hydrolase/BAAT C-terminal domain-containing protein, which translates into the protein MHKFIPLLFLTFLLVSVSLKAENYQFEMSKVEYKNLVANLYLPKTDKKLPVVIAFGGFEGGLGTGNANGEMIAPHGVAVLGLAYFKEKGISQTLDQIPMEYFIEAINYLETHPLIDSSRIGVVGGSRGSEAAFLLATMDSRIKSVVVTTPSKVAWYGLTVPKSAWTFEGQDIPALGLALDSNANLIDRFSVALDNKANVNQSLFKFENINGPIFMISAENDQVWPSYQMSKDIELYLKNKQFKHKVIHNSYKTGHGFSKETAPEIKKSIINHFVSTL
- a CDS encoding delta-class carbonic anhydrase; amino-acid sequence: MQKNRSLLISSVIIALIPFSVSAKDTNHGAHDSVADNVIAAQRASLAKNTKGAGFGPQSPRDIDAHTGNNQRLFNAAPSFTEMNLCNIHFHKNAEHKGGEFTEYAGNGDGQGFQSGFKYAAKLSEAELKPVAHETCPSKHGGLNSGDTIEVHYVHSTAMVKPGPTLASCLNDSIMNPQLRVEAQVYVLVNDTNALDFRILTKYSEVNGLHQAMNIPSDTGTPVQYAGSTTGPSYNEKGSPFHVTWSVRPNVAKVNIASVNEWCKGNVFNEDHAHGVRNLVTNPDLLSEISK
- a CDS encoding leucine-rich repeat domain-containing protein, which codes for MKSTKLLILLLIVLCTGFQSISHASNNKLWNITSKQNIKHNSVKKLGMGLSKQYVSVHSKLISELQVGTTITIPIRVDEYYSASINRININPDGSKSIVARIENDSEALPQIITTDGNSVFARIVTPNGSYSLSHLGSDDLGLLINENELDKRIDSTKSDFILNNKSTFQQFNTQPQGKANNSRTINKKLFSKIKTQFNSVSKQDNDAVATVDVMVLYTPNASELYQSNVSTRINHLFAVTNQIFEDSGVKIQVNPVLIQEYTYSESKPSKDLIEDIGPYGNSGNFWLASDNHYEISNLRFKVKADLVVMMRPYVGDGICGIAYVSGNGHGDMSGSWISAYSHVSIDCSDYVLAHELGHNMGLMHSRRQVEEDTENIETLGVSFDFALGFGVDNEFTTVMAYEDVFSANKIYKFSSPNLDCNGYSCGIDKDNEQGADAVYALNAVRQSVASFLDTDEGLTPIEDAKHNVDNSNLIKCIERVQGSNLYAEQVYSLFCADYESISSLSGIEGFPKLTKLSVFPSTISSLTPIENLTGLYRFDISSSLLSDLSSLSTLTQLGHLSVSAPNISDYSFLKNLNNLRSLSLSESNFENINNIANAKYMTRLEIESEFLSDLLPLEQLVGVQYLYLGNGQIEDISALSALENLQSLSLINNKINDISALSNLTNLKYLQLFGNEIETVSSLSNLTGLETLDLGSNLIESIEGLENLTELPDLNLSDNKLKNLEPLSSMSGLKYLHLKGNEIVNGQPISLLNNLESFSIDNNLISSISFLASPEKLVYLTANNNEINDISPLTDAVNLQFLELNNNHISDLYPLNDKLKITNLRLSGNGITDSQGIYPLLEGLSVLHIRNNEIPCSQVNYINENINENAYVSIDELTCEDFDQDGIPDIEDTDDDNDGIEDSEDSFPLDASESVDTDNDGIGNNADTDDDNDGIEDSEDSFPLDASESVDTDNDGIGNNADTDDDSDGVEDSEDAFPLDASESVDTDNDGIGNNADTDDDNDGVEDSADAYPLDPSRSSNLNNANNSSSSSTSSGGGSMYSLLLLLLLHTSLRPKLKSMR
- a CDS encoding DoxX family protein, which translates into the protein MTNLSPNIPRPLLASLVALRIGVAVLFMAHAVVRIINGTIPRFSEFIGNIGFPEPSLIVWCITLIEIIGGLLLILNRGVRYVVWAFASIAVGGIVLIHVHQGWFVGEHGTGGSEYSVCLLLCLFVIAASDAGGVFRKVTTEINT
- a CDS encoding DUF4019 domain-containing protein, whose product is MIQFQTEFQNKKSAIETLTLSKSRGNWLPVGYFIK